One genomic region from Streptomyces sp. NBC_00457 encodes:
- the gatB gene encoding Asp-tRNA(Asn)/Glu-tRNA(Gln) amidotransferase subunit GatB — protein sequence MTTTTDLVSYEDALASYDPVMGLEVHVELGTRTKMFCGCSTTLGADPNTQTCPVCLGMPGALPAVNATGVESAIKIGLALNCEIAEWCRFARKNYFYPDMPKNFQTSQYDEPIAFNGYLDVQLEDGETFRVEIERAHMEEDTGKSLHVGGATGRIHGASHSLLDYNRAGIPLIEIVTKPIEGAGERAPEVAKAYVRELRELIKALGVSEARMEMGQMRCDVNLSLRPNGTEKFGTRSETKNVNSLRSVERAARYEIQRHAAVLSGGGTIIQETRHFHEDTGSTTSGRVKEEAEDYRYFPEPDLVPVAPTREWVEEIRARLPELPLVRRNRLREEWGISATEMQAILNAGALEAIVATIDAGADAASARKWWMGELARSANESGTSLDELAITPVQVARVAELVSKGDLNDKLARQVIEGVLAGEGTPDEVVDKRGLKVVSDEGALGQAVDDAIAGNPGIADKIRGGKVAAAGALVGAVMKATRGQADAARVKELILEKLGVSEG from the coding sequence GTGACCACCACGACCGACCTGGTGTCGTACGAGGACGCGCTGGCGTCGTACGACCCCGTCATGGGCCTCGAGGTCCATGTCGAACTCGGCACCAGGACCAAGATGTTCTGCGGCTGTTCGACCACACTCGGCGCCGACCCGAACACCCAGACCTGCCCGGTCTGCCTCGGCATGCCCGGCGCGCTCCCGGCCGTCAACGCGACCGGCGTCGAGTCCGCGATCAAGATCGGTCTCGCGCTGAACTGCGAGATCGCCGAGTGGTGCCGCTTCGCCCGGAAGAACTACTTCTATCCGGACATGCCGAAGAACTTCCAGACCTCCCAGTACGACGAGCCGATCGCCTTCAACGGCTATCTCGACGTACAGCTGGAGGACGGCGAGACCTTCCGCGTGGAGATCGAGCGCGCCCACATGGAGGAGGACACCGGCAAGTCGCTGCATGTCGGCGGCGCGACGGGCCGTATCCACGGCGCCTCGCACTCGCTCCTCGACTACAACCGCGCCGGCATCCCGCTCATCGAGATCGTCACCAAGCCGATCGAGGGTGCGGGCGAGCGCGCTCCCGAGGTGGCGAAGGCGTACGTCCGTGAGCTGCGCGAGCTCATCAAGGCGCTCGGTGTGTCGGAAGCCCGCATGGAGATGGGGCAGATGCGCTGCGACGTGAACCTGTCGCTGCGCCCGAACGGCACCGAGAAGTTCGGCACGCGCAGCGAGACGAAGAACGTCAACTCGCTGCGTTCCGTGGAGCGCGCGGCCCGCTACGAGATCCAGCGGCACGCGGCCGTCCTCAGCGGCGGCGGGACGATCATCCAGGAGACCCGGCACTTCCACGAGGACACCGGGTCGACGACCTCGGGCCGCGTGAAGGAAGAGGCCGAGGACTACCGGTACTTCCCGGAGCCCGACCTGGTGCCGGTCGCCCCGACCCGCGAGTGGGTCGAGGAGATCCGCGCCCGGCTGCCCGAACTGCCGCTGGTGCGCCGCAACCGGCTCCGCGAGGAGTGGGGCATCTCGGCCACCGAGATGCAGGCGATCCTCAACGCCGGTGCGCTGGAAGCGATCGTCGCCACGATCGACGCCGGTGCGGACGCCGCCTCCGCCCGCAAGTGGTGGATGGGCGAACTGGCCCGCAGCGCCAACGAGTCCGGCACCTCGCTGGACGAGCTGGCCATCACGCCGGTGCAGGTCGCGCGGGTTGCCGAGCTGGTCTCGAAGGGCGACCTGAACGACAAGCTGGCCCGCCAGGTCATCGAGGGCGTCCTCGCGGGCGAAGGCACCCCGGACGAGGTCGTCGACAAGCGCGGTCTGAAGGTGGTCTCCGACGAGGGCGCGCTCGGTCAGGCCGTCGACGACGCCATCGCCGGCAACCCCGGCATCGCGGACAAGATCCGCGGCGGCAAGGTGGCCGCGGCCGGCGCCCTGGTCGGCGCGGTCATGAAGGCGACCCGGGGGCAGGCGGACGCGGCTCGCGTCAAGGAGCTGATCCTGGAGAAGCTGGGCGTCAGCGAGGGCTGA